In Eleutherodactylus coqui strain aEleCoq1 chromosome 11, aEleCoq1.hap1, whole genome shotgun sequence, a single window of DNA contains:
- the AARS1 gene encoding alanine--tRNA ligase, cytoplasmic, translated as MTTALTASEIRQKFIDFFKENGHTYVHSSATVPLDDPTLLFANAGMNQFKPIFLNTIDPSHPMAKLSRAANTQKCIRAGGKHNDLDDVGKDVYHHTFFEMLGSWSFGDYFKELACKLALDLLTKEFGIDIERLYVTYFGGNEAAGLEPDLECKQIWQNLGLPESRILPGSMKDNFWEMGDTGPCGPCSEMHFDRIGGRDAAHLVNMDDPNVLEIWNLVFIQYNRESDGSLKPLPKKSIDTGMGLERLVSVLQVKMSNYDTDLFVPYFDAIQKGTGARPYAGKVGAEDEDGIDMAYRVLADHARTITVALADGGRPDNTGRGYVLRRILRRAVRYAHEKLNASKGFFATLVDVVVESLGHAFPELKKDPDMVKDIINEEETQFLKTLNRGRRILDRKIQSLGESKTIPGDTAWLLYDTYGFPVDLTGLIAEERGMKVDMESFEEERKAAQLKSQGKGAGDEDLLMLDIYAIEELRSRGLEPTDDSSKYNYTSSSDGVYEFESVEATVKAIRREKTFVDEVSTGQECGLVLDKTCFYAEQGGQTYDEGYMVREDDSSEDKTEFSVRNTQVRGGYILHVGTVYGSLKVGDRVRLYIDETRRRPVMSNHTATHILNFALRSVLGEADQRGSLVAPDRLRFDFTAKGAMSTKEIRRTEEIANQMIQENKTVYALDCPLAAAKAIQGLRAVFDETYPDPVRVVSVGIPVEDLLADPSSPAGSVTSVEFCGGTHLQNSGHSGHFVVVTEEAIAKGIRRIVALTGAEAQKALRRQETLKAALTQMEAKVKQQTAPNKDVQKEIADLSETLATAVISQWQKDELRELLKSLKKMMDDLDRASKADIQKRVLEKTKQLIAENPNQPLLVLEMEAGASAKALNESLKLLKSQSPKTAAIIFAVDNEAGRITCLCQVPQETADIGLKANEWVQHVTEQMDGKGGGKDTSAQATGKNPSSLPEVLRLAEDFAKLKLEAWKN; from the exons ATGACGACGGCGCTGACTGCATCCGAGATCCGGCAGAAGTTTATTGACTTCTTCAAGGAGAATGGGCACACGTACGTCCACTCCTCGGCCACCGTGCCCCTGGACGACCCCACGCTGCTGTTCGCCAACGCCGGCATGAACCAG TTTAAGCCGATCTTCCTGAACACCATTGACCCGTCCCATCCGATGGCCAAGCTGAGCCGCGCCGCCAACACCCAGAAGTGTATCCGGGCCGGCGGGAAGCACAATGACCTGGACGACGTGGGGAAGGATGTCTACCATCACACCTTCTTCGAGATGCTGGGCTCCTGGTCTTTTGGAGACTACTTCAAG gagctggCATGTAAACTGGCCCTGGACCTTCTGACCAAGGAGTTTGGCATAGACATTGAGCGGCTGTACGTCACCTACTTTGGTGGTAACGAGGCGGCAGGTTTGGAGCCGGACCTGGAATGTAAGCAGATCTGGCAGAACCTGGG ACTTCCAGAGAGCCGCATATTACCAGGCAGCATGAAGGACAACTTCTGGGAAATGGGGGACACGGGCCCCTGTGGACCCTGCAGTGAGATGCACTTTGACCGTATCGGGGGCCGGGATGCTGCTCACTTGGTCAATATGGATGACCCCAACGTGCTGGAGATCTGGAACCTTGTGTTTATACAGTACAACAG GGAAAGTGACGGGAGTCTGAAACCGCTGCCCAAGAAGAGCATCGACACCGGGATGGGGCTGGAGAGACTGGTGTCCGTGCTGCAGGTCAAGATGTCCAACTATGACACGGACCTCTTTGTTCCATACTTTGATGCCATCCAGAAG GGTACCGGAGCAAGGCCCTATGCTGGCAAGGTGGGTGCAGAGGATGAAGACGGCATAGACATGGCATACAGAGTACTCGCAGATCACGCCAGGACGATTACAGTTGCCCTTGCTGATGGCGGGAGACCTGACAATACGGGCCGCGG atatgtttTACGTCGAATCCTTCGCCGCGCTGTGAGATACGCACACGAGAAGCTCAATGCATCCAAAGGATTCTTCGCTACTCTGGTTGATGTTGTCGTTGAGTCACTG GGACACGCTTTCCCAGAGCTTAAGAAAGACCCTGACATGGTGAAGGACATCATCAATGAGGAGGAGACTCAGTTCCTGAAAACCCTCAACAGAGGGCGCCGCATTCTCGACCGAAAGATACAGAGCCTGGGGGAGAGCAAGACCATTCCTG GTGACACAGCATGGCTGCTTTATGACACATATGGATTCCCCGTGGATCTGACCGGCCTGATTGCAGAGGAACGAGGCATGAAAGTAGATATGGAGAGCTTCGAGGAGGAGAGGAAGGCCGCCCAGCTCAAGTCTCAGGGAAAGGGCGCAGGAGATGAGGATCTGTTGATGTTGGATATTTACGCCATTGAAGAGCTGCGCTCCCGGGGTCTGGAGCCGACAGACGATTCCTCAAAGTACAACTACACCTCAAGTTCTGATGGCGTCTATG AATTTGAAAGTGTGGAGGCCACGGTGAAGGCGATCCGCCGGGAGAAGACCTTTGTGGATGAGGTCAGCACCGGCCAGGAGTGCGGTCTGGTTCTGGATAAGACCTGCTTCTATGCAGAACAAGGAGGACAGACGTATGACGAGGGATACATGGTGCGGGAGGATGACAGCAGCGAAGAC AAAACGGAGTTCAGTGTAAGGAACACACAGGTCCGGGGCGGTTACATTCTGCACGTGGGGACTGTATATGGCAGCTTGAAGGTCGGTGACCGTGTGCGTCTCTACATCGATGAG ACAAGACGACGACCAGTTATGAGCAACCACACAGCCACCCACATTCTGAACTTTGCCCTACGCTCAGTCCTCGGGGAGGCGGATCAGAGGGGGTCTCTAGTTGCTCCTGACAGGCTGAGGTTTGACTTCACAGCAAAAGGAGCCATGAGCACAAAAGAAATACGCAGAACAGAGGAGATCGCAAATCAGATGATCCAGGAGAACAAG ACCGTCTATGCCTTGGATTGCCCCTTGGCAGCTGCTAAAGCGATTCAGGGTCTGCGCGCTGTGTTTGATGAGACCTATCCGGACCCCGTACGTGTAGTGTCTGTAGGGATCCCTGTGGAAGATCTGCTGGCTGACCCCTCAAGCCCTGCAGGTTCAGTAACGTCGGTGGAGTTCTGCGGTGGCAC GCACCTGCAGAACTCTGGCCATTCTGGACACTTTGTCGTCGTTACAGAAGAAGCCATTGCAAAGGGAATCCGGAGAATCGTGGCCCTCACTGGAGCCGAGGCGCAGAAG GCGCTGCGGAGGCAGGAGACCCTGAAAGCTGCGCTCACACAAATGGAAGCCAAAGTGAAGCAGCAGACTGCCCCCAACAAGGACGTCCAGAAGGAGATTGCTGACCTCAGCGAG ACCTTGGCTACAGCCGTCATCTCTCAGTGGCAGAAGGATGAGCTCCGAGAGCTGCTCAAGTCCCTTAAAAAGATGATGGATGATCTGGACCGTGCTAGCAAAGCAGACATCCAGAAGCGG GTTCTGGAGAAAACCAAACAGCTGATCGCGGAAAACCCGAACCAACCGCTGCTGGTCCTAGAGATGGAAGCCGGCGCGTCGGCCAAG GCTCTAAATGAATCTCTGAAGCTCCTTAAGTCGCAGTCACCGAAAACCGCGGCCATAATCTTTGCTGTGGACAATGAAGCTGGAAGAATCACCTGCCTGTGCCAGGTCCCGCAG GAAACGGCAGACATCGGCCTGAAAGCCAACGAGTGGGTGCAGCACGTGACTGAGCAGATGGACGGTAAGGGGGGAGGGAAGGACACGTCTGCACAGGCCACAGGCAAGAACCCGAGCAGCCTCCCCGAAGTCCTGAGACTGGCCGAAGACTTTGCCAAACTGAAGCTGGAAGCCTGGAAGAATTGA